The genomic segment TGACCTGGAGGCTTTGCTAGGCTCTTGGCTTATGTGTCTTTTTAAACATGTGGGCGGAGCAGGGCAGCAGGTTGTTAATGACCtaagttatttgtaaattttctgtcttgtgtGGTTCCAGTGATCCAAGCGATACCTGACTATATTATCATAGGAAGAGAGTTCAGAAGTAGGAGAGAGCCAGGGACATGGACACTGGAGTGGAACTGCCTGGGCTTCATCCCAGTTCTGCTGCTTGGGGCAAGCTAATTtacatctctgtgcctcagtttcctcacctttaACAAGGTGAATATTTAAGCTCATGAGGCcaattatattagtctgttttcacactgctgtaaagaactacctgtgactgggtaatttataaaggaaaaaaggtttaattgactcacagatccACAAGGatggagaagcctcaggaaacttacaattgtggtggaaggtgaaggggaagccaggcacgtcttacatggcaacaggagagagagaaggggaaagtgccacacacttttaaaccatcagatctcgtgtctatcacaagaacagcaaggaggacatccacccccatgatccagtcacctccccccCCACCAGGCCCCCCCTccagtttgacatgagatttagaTGGGGACACAGGTCCAAACCATGTCACCAATCCTAACTCGTACGATTGTGGCAGTTACAGGATAATCCTCATGGGACCGTtggagaggattaaatgacacattttgtagcacaatgtctggcacataggaagtgctcagtatgttttttattgaatgaatgaatgagagaatgaaGTAACGCAGATCCCACGACCTTCTCTCATGGGTAACTGTTGATAACAATTTGATCTCCACCAGCCCTGCCCAACAGAAATACAACATGATGATTTGATtcttatgcaatatatccatgtatcGAAACACTCTCTGAACCCCAGAATCATGTATAATTACTATGtagcaattacaaataaaaaagaattacagtGTGAGCTGCAAAGCAAGACATATATGGAATTTAAATGTCCTGCTAGCTAcaccaaaagaatttttaaaaagtgaaattatctTCAAGAATGTATTTTATCAAAACCAACAGATTCAAAATACTATCATTTCCACATGTAATTAACATGAGAAGTTATTAACAAGGcagtttacattctttttttccgTTTGAAGTATGGGAAATACAATGTGTAAGATACTCATGGCATAGCTCAGCTCTGTCACTTGTCCCATTGCAAGGACCCAACAGCCAGCTGCGATAAGCAGCTCCCATCTAGGACAGCACAGGGTTAGAGGCTCTGGAGTGGCACAGGACTGACTCCTCCCATTCTGTACCTGGCCAGGTGTTCCAGGCAGCACCTTAAGCAGCACCTCGCTGGCGTATCTTGTGCTGTTTCCAAACAGGGTCTTCTGCTGGGATGCTGTGTCTGTTGTTACCGGGTCAGGCACACCCCAAGCAGCATCCTTCACTTGAAAACCTGTTCTCGGAAACATTCTCCACAACCATGTCTCCCTTCATTGCCTTTTTTGCAGCTTGGCCACTGAGTCCCCAGATAGCAGTGCCACATCAACAAGGAAACAGCCCCCCAGCAGCCGTTTGTCCTCTTTGTCCTCCCAAACGGAGCACACCTCGGCCGGGGACCAGTATGACTGCTCCAGGGAGCAGCGGAGCACCAGCGTGGACCGCTCCAGCACCGACCTGGAATCCACCGACGGGATGGTGGGGCCGCCCCCACCGGATGCCTGCCCTTCAAAGAGAGTGGATGACTTCTCTTTCATTGATGTAAGTCGGTAGCCAGGAGCATGTGGCTGCATTGGAAATAGTCATTTCTTCTTAAACGGAAATTCCAGCCTCTCTCTGTGCATTGCTACTTCAGGTGTTGGATCTGTGTGCCAGGGACCCTTGGAATGGGTACAGAGGACACTGTCTTTGATAGGGAATCACTTGTTGATCCTGCATATATGTTGGACCTGCCATATACCTGCTATATGTCTTGGGGCAAATGTCTTCACCTCTCTGAAGACCTCTTATCTACCTGTAACCAGCACTGTCAGCTCCACAGCCTCAAATACGATTGTGTGTGTTCAAATTAAACTGATCTAAGCCCTCGCCTGCCAGCCAAGCAGGGAGTCTGACCACCTACCCTGGGAGGTCAGCCTGAGGTTTGTAGGTTCATCCAAGCATGAAGAGGCTGGAGTTTGCTCAGAAGGATTCTGCTGAACGCTCCCACTGAGGTCTTGCTTGGTAGAACAGTATCCCTAGTACCAGGGTATCCAGCTCTCTCTGTCATGGCTCTTCCAGGACAGAAAGCCCCCTCAGGCATGGGTACCCTTCATGAGGGTCCCAGGGGACAGCCCCTAGAACTCAGCTGTTTCAGGTCCCAAGCACAGCCAGGATGTCAGCTGCCCCCGCCTAGCAGGACAGACAGCCTTCTGCTCTAGCACTTTCCAGACCAGAACTTACCCTCTTTTCTCCTGGGAGTCCCACCTCCGGGGGTCAGGCAGGTCTTCCTTTTCAACCCTTGAAACCCAGGGGTGGTGTCGTTATTCTCCTCCCCTGACAGTAGGGCTACCTGCCCACTCCCTAGGGGATGGAACGTCCATGAAACTTGAAAGGGACCCTCTCTCCTGGCAGTAAAGCCCCCTAGCTACACACTTGGGCATGGCCGCCCACATTTCCCCAGAGGAGGAACACTACTGCTTTAGAAAAACAGCTTGGTTTAGGGCTTCAAAGGGGATTCACCTTCAGTGTATGGCCAAGGTCTCTTGCTGGCACCTCTAGATcagggcagagacagagaaagacacaaGGTCAGCCTTGATTGGGGAACCTCGTTATATAAGCATGGCTATGGCCATGCCCACCCCTCTGGGTGTCATCAGGATTTACTTGAGTGAGGTATTCAGTTATTCACTCAACAGACATTTATCGAGACCTTGCTATGTGCCTTTCATGCCAGCATCCTGTCACTGCATCATGAACTTTCCTTCTAGAACATATTAAGTGGTCCCTTCTCAATGTCTGTTACACACAACAGTCCCTGAGTGTTGACCACTGGCCCAGGCACCTGCTAATGACCCCAGAGGCAAAACCGTCTGCCCGTTTTGCAAATTGGCAAATTGAAGTGGCCACGGAGTGACTCTAAATGCTGGTGTCCCTAAGCATAGGCCTAACACTTTTGGAAATTATCCTGAGGTTTCTGTGTGATGCCCACCACAATCTGGGTCTCCCGTGGGGATGCTGAGGTTTATGTAAGGTGCAGACCACGATGTAGGTCTCCCGTGGGGACGGTTTGGAGCAgaatggggaggcagaggtggggcgCTAAGGAATCCAGTCTCGGTAGCAGGCTGAGGGTGCGAGGGCAGCGCCATCTCCGCCTCCAAGCCAGTCCCTCTGTCCGCGTGATTCTGTACTGCTCTCTCAGACTCTGAAAACCTGGCTCTGTTAAGTGGTCAGAGAAGTGCCTGCCTCCAGGTGCAGCAGGCACTCTCCGATTTTTGTCCCTCCCCATCTTTTCACTGGTACCATGCAGGTCCGCTCACAAGACGCCACTGTATGGCTGGTTTGGGAAGTAGATGTGCAGATATCAGCTCCCCCCACTACCCCTAGTGGGGCATTTGTCACTTACCATCTTTGGGAAGTGATCCATTGAAATTAGCCTGTTGTCACCTACTTAAAAGGCCTTGGGTGATGGAATTTCTCCAAAGTGGACCTAAGCGGAAGGAACCAACATTTCATGTGAGAACGCGAGCTTGCCGGAAAGAGCTCTTGGCTGTGAGCCTTGGTCAGGCACTGTCTGAAACAAGGGCTTTCCACACCTGAGCTCAGGGAGTTCTCTCAGCCGCTGTAGGAAGGAGATGCTCTGATTACCTCCTTTTTATAAACAGGGGCACCTAAACTCAGAGCAGTGAAGTGCATTGCCCAAGGTTGAAGGAGTTCAGTCAAGGGAGTGGGAGAAATTGTAGGAAAAGGACACagaccttcttggaaggctgggagGTTCTTGCAAAAACCTCGGAATAGGAtctggctgaaggcagccagattCTCTTACCTGGTGTTTGAAAGCCCAGACCCCTAGCCCACTCCTTCACTTAATATCTGTGTCTAAGTGCATTTGTTCATAAATCACTAAGTCGAAGTCTGTAAGTCAGACCCgacacaaggtcacacagccaggattcaaacccagaaggGCTGGAACCAGAGCTCTGAGCACTTCACTGCTGTCTCCCAGGAGACGTCTGAGCTAGGCACTTCCCATCTCCTTACGGGGGCCCACCCAGAtggcctgccctccccaccctttCACTGGGGACAGTAGTGACTTGGTAGCCCTCACCGACCCCCCCCGCCCCGCACCTGTCACAGCTCACAGCGTGAGTCTTCAGGGAGGCCTGTGAACGGATGCCTGATGTTTAGTAAGCtgtcccctcccttcccacctgcACCCGAGATTATGTGAGTAAACGAGGAATTGCATGGAGAACCTCTCAGCCGGGGGACATATGTGTGAATATGGTTGACAGAAGGATTTAGTTAGATGTTGAATCCATTATTCATTCgacaaacaaacatttattgagttaatGCTGTGCGCTGATCATTGGTGTAGCTTACATGCTTGTGTGGTGGATGTCCCTGGGAGGGAAAAGGCATTAGTATTATGTGCCTACTGGGTGCCCAGCAGCCAGGCATGCCACCTGGCGCTTGTCATCAGCCTATGGGATATGTCTTATGGGTAAATTTAGGCTTTGGGTGTTAGGTTTCTATTCAAATGTGGAAGCACTGGCCTAGGTACCATCTAAGTAGCCTCTCATCTATCAGTGAAGCTGTGTACACCAGGGTGGTACCCTCCATTGATGGTTCCcttgctctttttccttttcctccctgctGCCCCTAAAGCAAACCTCAGTCCTCGACTCAAGTGCCCTCAAGACCCGGGTGCAGCTCAGCAAGAGAAGCCGCCGCCGGGCCCCCATCTCCCACTCCCTCCGACGCAGCCGATTCAGTGAGTCTGAGAGCAGATCGCCTTTGGAGGATGAGACTGACAACATGTGGATGTTCAAAGACTCAACGGGTATGCTCATGCCTTCCCGCCTCCTCAGATAGCTCCTTGAACAGCAAGAAGGATTTAGACTAAGCCCTAGGAAAAAATTCTTGACTTGGAAGGCTGTATGCCATTAGAACACAATTACATAGAAAACTGATTTCTTGTTATGCAGAACTTATCAGAAACTAGATACAAAAGTGTTTCAAAGATTAATATGTTAATTGAGGCCCGTTGAGTTataagagacagagacacaactTACTAAGGTTTTaccatttctgcttttatttttattaaattcacCCCATACTCTCTTTAGGTTTGCTTGCTGGTTCCTGAGTTGAAAGATCAGTTCATTTATTACcaatcttttctgttttctaatgtaTCATTTaaggctatacattttcctctgagGACTGCTTTGGCCGCATACCATATAAAACCTGAGCTGAATTTTGAAGAGTGGATAATAATTAGGGAACTTTATTCTAGGCAGAAGTATCCACAAGATCAAAGGGAGAGAGGTGTGGAAAGAACATTCAGTGTGTAGCAAGAGCATCTCTAAAGCAGTGTAGTGTTGCTCACGCTGTGAATTACAGGAATCATGCTGGAAAGGTAGGCAGGGGTCAGATCATGGAGATCCCTGATACTTTGCCAAGGAGCTAGATTTCGTCTGCAGATGGAGAGCCAGGAAAGacttttaagaagaaagaaaatttcttcttGCAGTGGAAACTGGAGCAGCTGACCTTCCCACTCTATCCAGACACAGCCTTTAGTCCTGGCAAACATCTTGTAGGTGCCCTTGTTCATTTGCGACTTGCCCATGGCAAACATTAGGATGTCAGACCAGGCTCTGGTCTGAGTGAGAGGCACTGCTTCTGACCAGATACTTTAAACAAATGCTTGGAGAGTTCTCTCCCGCCCATCCCATTTATGTCGTTAAAGGAAATGCTTAAGTGCCTTGGGCGAGACTTCTCTGCACACTGTTTTGGTTTTCCAAGCCAAGCTCATTAAGCCACCTGGAGCAAATGAAGACCATGGTAGGGACAAAAGCACACAAATACCCACAGCTGGAATGTGGCAGCAGCAGCCCTGGCTCCCATCAGCCTTGAGGAGCCGGCCAGGGGCTGGCTGGAGAAGGCAGGGTCTGTGTTTTTTAGCATACCTCAGGTCCCTGGGTGGCCCAAGGGCTCCAGAGCACTAGGTCTTGCCTTGTCCATCCCGCACCATCCTCCAATTCTCACTGTCCATGCCAGTATCCAGATCTCAGGGAGGTAGAAGTTCCTCCCATATCACTCCTGGAGGAATGGACCTGCAGCCCGTCACTCAAAAGCTTGAGTGATCAGCTCAACCTGAAGCACGGGGCTGGGGTCAAGGCCCAGAAAGGAGAGCCGGGGTCAAGGAAAGTGGCTTTTCCTGGTCCACCTTTGGGTCCCCTTATCCACAAGACACACGAACCTCTCCATGTTCTCCTCTGAGAGCATAACCTCAGCACATTGTTGGCTGAAAGCATTTCCATCCACTTTCCTGCCTCTGCCAAAGATTTCCTTCTATTTCCCTGACTTGGAATGAGCCAGGGGCCCAGGAGATGGGTCTGCCTGCGCCTCCCCCACCACCTCTGCACCAGGAGAAAACCTGCTCTGCCTGTCATCAGTATCTTCTGGCAAGTAGCAGAGTTGTGAGAAGAGAGAGTGTGAAAGCAGGCACCTGGAttgtccttatctgtaaaatgggccgtAGTGTCTTCTGTGCAGGTCTGATGTGAGCAATGCATGAGATACTGTGTGCAAATTATCTGGCACTTAGACCTCAACATGTGGCAGCTGTCAATCACTTCAGTGCCCTTTTCTTTGCAACAGAAGAGAAATCACCCAGGAAGGAAGACTCGGATGAGGAGGAGACGCCATCCAAGGCTGAGAGGACCCCCGTCAGCCATCCTCAGAGGATGCCTGCATTTCCAGGCATGGATCCGGCAGTGCTGAAGGTACCAGACCTCTCACCAAGAGCCACCTGGTGGGCGTGCTCCTCAACCTTAGCATCATAAAGAACagaccccttccttccttccttccgttccctctgtccctcctttcctttccctccctctctccctttcttcctttctctcttcctccctccctccctccctctctgtctccctctttccttttctcccttcttcctcccttctttcctatATCCTtgtttctcccctccctctctttcttcttccttttctcttccttctttcctccctccccttttccttccttcctttttttatccctccctccctcccttccttcctcctcccttcattccttccatttttgaaaagtttaagaTTCAAAGGAAGTTGCAGAAATAACGCAGGGAGTTTCTCCATACCCTTCACTCAGCTTCACCCACATGTTAGTATCTCACGTGACCACAGCGCCTTGGCAAAATTAGGAGACTGACCTTGGTGCGGTGCCGTTAACAATACTTCTCACTTGCTTGGATTCCACCGGGGTCCCTGCGTGGCTGGATCTCTGCGTTCTGTCTTTCCTCTGCCCCCACACCTGCTGCTCTGTTTTGTGTCGTAGCTAAGCCGTGGTttgttcatctgtaaagtgggctgAGAATCCAGTTGAGGCACCCTGACATTCACCAGTGCTGAGCTTCACACCAGGCAAGCAGGAGTGAACAAACCCAGCCTCCTGAAGCTCTTGGGGAATCCGGTCTGCTGGGGAAAGCAGGCACAGAAAATGATCATTTCCAAGCAGATGACACAGGAAGCCAGTGCTGGAACCACACCCTAGTCCCCTGAATTGCACAGAATGCCAACTGCATTATGCAATGCTGAGGAGAAGGCTgactgcctccctcctccccaccccactttcACAAGACTCTCTCCTAGTCCTGGGACCAGATGGCACTTACTTTGGGTGAGGAAAGAGGCCCCTTTGCCCCCCATTCTGTGCCAGACACCATGCGTTTGCAAACTCACTTTGTGCTCCAGCAACCTTGCAAAAGGTAGTTCTTCTCTCCCTTTTATTGATGAAGAAATGAAGGCAAACGAGCCTGGATTGTTTGTGGAACTTCTCAGCTCTGTGTGTCCCGTGCTGCACACGATCCCCCATGGGAGCAACGTGATGCTGTTACTTCTTTAGGACATGGAGGCTTTGCTTTTCTGTCATTTCTCAGGAGAATAGAAAGTCAGTCAATAGTGGATGAGCACTTATCTCTGTAATTGATTTTATAGGCCCTCGAAGTGTGAACATCTTTCAGCCACTAGGTTGGAGGTTTTCtgaccccctcccctcccccttcctctcccctccctctcctcctctctcctccctcccctcccctccccttccctctctcccctttcctccctcccctccctcccctcttctccctcccctccctcccctcccctcttctccctcccctccccttccctccctccctcccccttctccctcccctcccccctccctccccccttctccctcccctcccccctccctccccccttctccctcccctccccttccctccctccctccccttttctccctcccctccccttccctccctccctccccttttctccctccccaccctttccctcccctcccctcctctctcctccgctttcctcccctcccctctcctccctcccctctctcccctcccttcccttcccttcccttcccttcccttccctcttccctccctttccttccctcttccctaccctccccttccctccttcccctcccttccctcccctcccctctcctctcctccctcctctcccgtctctcccctcccttccctcccctcccctctcctctcctccctcctctcccgtctctcccctcccttccctcccctcccctctcctctcctccctcctctcccgtctctcccctcccttccctcccctcccctctcctctcctccctcctctcccgtctctcccctccctcccctccctcctcttgcAACACAGCAAGTGATCTTACAGGGTAGCCTAAGGTAGGAGGCAGAGCCACAGGCCCTGGGTGTCAGTGAGACGGAGGCCCTGGGGTGCACAGGTGGCTGCACCGAGTGACTGCTCGAGGCAGATCTTGGGATCCCAG from the Callithrix jacchus isolate 240 chromosome 1, calJac240_pri, whole genome shotgun sequence genome contains:
- the KIAA1671 gene encoding uncharacterized protein KIAA1671 homolog isoform X3; the protein is MEYYYCPRLLKLLRYLWDQLKQCFSRRPTEAKDTDTLVHEADSQYGTWTEQHQSGESLATESPDSSATSTRKQPPSSRLSSLSSQTEHTSAGDQYDCSREQRSTSVDRSSTDLESTDGMVGPPPPDACPSKRVDDFSFIDQTSVLDSSALKTRVQLSKRSRRRAPISHSLRRSRFSESESRSPLEDETDNMWMFKDSTEEKSPRKEDSDEEETPSKAERTPVSHPQRMPAFPGMDPAVLKAQLHKRPEVDSPGETPSWAPQPKTPKSPFQPGALGSRVLPSSMDKDERSDEPSPQWLKELKSKKRQSLYENQV